The following are encoded together in the Penicillium digitatum chromosome 3, complete sequence genome:
- a CDS encoding Major facilitator superfamily domain, general substrate transporter, with protein MIDHVDKPNAMGKEFIDDELTPEERQHEIEVRDLQSQQDFSNETLFDRILCAQIPIHMKSPRMLVITLGVFAAFSGMLSGLDQSVISGALPGIRKHFIAAGEWSGMDDPKLATDVSLISSLMPLGAMAGALIMTPLNFYFGRRNSIIISCVWYTLGGGICAGSRSVGMLFAGRFILGIGIGIEGGCVGIYISECVPPAVRGNLVSVYQLMIAFGEIIGYAAGGVFFDLKSGSWRWMLGSSLLFSTILLVGMCFLPESPRWLVSKGKYGRAWVVWKSLRDMADPKSLDEYVAMELTVKHDVEQTAGELWYQRYLEVCRKPRNRRALVYATAMIFFGQMTGINAIMYNMSNLMAKMNFNDREAVLMSMVGGGALFLGTVPAVFTMDKFGRRVWAQNILMFIVGLVLVGVGYLYTNSGVDYFNEHKATALGLFFSGLVLYMAFFGAYSCLTWVVPAESFDFNTRSQGMAICSAFLYLWSFIVTYNFEGMQKAMTYTGLTIGFFGGLAAVGFFYQLFFMPETKDKTLEEIDELFLMPTSKLVALNTSNLIKSWRWVLGGKGNQEQITTQNP; from the coding sequence ATGATCGACCATGTTGATAAGCCCAACGCGATGGGCAAAGAGTTCATCGATGACGAACTCACGCCCGAGGAGCGTCAGCACGAGATCGAGGTACGCGACCTGCAGAGCCAGCAGGATTTTAGCAACGAAACACTTTTCGACCGGATATTGTGCGCGCAGATACCCATTCACATGAAGAGCCCGCGCATGCTAGTCATCACATTGGGCGTGTTCGCAGCGTTTAGCGGCATGCTGAGTGGATTAGACCAGTCTGTCATCTCGGGTGCGCTGCCTGGTATCCGCAAGCACTTCATTGCGGCTGGCGAGTGGTCCGGCATGGACGACCCGAAACTGGCGACCGACGTTTCGCTAATCTCCTCCCTGATGCCACTCGGCGCAATGGCCGGTGCGCTCATCATGACCCCACTGAATTTCTATTTTGGACGCCGCAACTCTATCATCATCTCGTGTGTATGGTACACACTCGGAGGAGGAATTTGTGCGGGCTCCCGCAGTGTGGGAATGCTGTTTGCAGGCCGATTCATCCTCGGCATCGGCATCGGCATCGAAGGCGGCTGTGTCGGTATCTATATCTCGGAGTGTGTGCCGCCAGCCGTGCGCGGTAACCTGGTCTCCGTGTACCAGCTGATGATCGCATTCGGAGAGATCATCGGATACGCGGCGGGTGGTGTATTCTTCGACCTCAAGTCAGGCAGCTGGCGCTGGATGCTGGGTTCATCCCTCTTGTTTTCAACCATCCTGCTGGTCGGTATGTGCTTCCTGCCCGAATCACCGCGTTGGCTGGTATCCAAGGGCAAGTACGGGCGCGCGTGGGTGGTATGGAAGTCGCTGCGCGATATGGCGGACCCGAAAAGCTTGGACGAGTACGTCGCGATGGAACTCACGGTCAAACATGATGTCGAGCAGACCGCGGGCGAGCTATGGTACCAGAGATACCTGGAAGTATGCCGAAAGCCGCGCAACCGACGGGCACTTGTCTACGCCACAGCGATGATCTTTTTCGGACAGATGACGGGCATCAATGCCATCATGTACAACATGTCGAACTTGATGGCCAAGATGAATTTCAACGACCGTGAGGCGGTGCTGATGTCGATGGTGGGCGGTGGTGCGCTGTTCTTGGGAACGGTTCCTGCCGTGTTCACGATGGATAAGTTCGGTCGACGCGTCTGGGCCCAAAACATCCTGATGTTCATCGTGGGCCTGGTGCTGGTCGGCGTCGGTTATCTATACACAAACAGCGGTGTCGATTACTTCAATGAGCACAAAGCAACTGCCTTGGGTTTGTTTTTCTCCGGCCTGGTGCTGTACATGGCGTTCTTCGGAGCGTATTCGTGCCTCACCTGGGTCGTCCCAGCCGAGAGCTTTGATTTCAACACCCGCAGCCAGGGAATGGCGATTTGCTCTGCATTCCTGTATCTGTGGTCATTCATTGTGACATACAATTTCGAGGGGATGCAGAAGGCCATGACTTACACCGGCCTGACGATCGGTTTCTTCGGCGGACTGGCCGCCGTAGGCTTCTTTTATCAGTTGTTCTTCATGCCCGAGACGAAGGACAAGACGCTGGAGGAGATCGACGAGCTGTTTTTGATGCCGACGAGCAAGCTCGTTGCGCTGAACACGAGCAATCTGATCAAGAGCTGGCGTTGGGTGCTGGGTGGCAAGGGCAACCAGGAGCAGATCACCACCCAAAATCCTTGA
- a CDS encoding putative methyltransferase type 11 protein → MLPAEDEQPLIDNNPMLQSYYHSLESRIGYRIILGGTRHFGYYEHDTWWPFPLSRALRTMEDKLAASLELERGAYVLDAGCGVSHVAIHLAAKHGLKVQGIDIVDHHIVKARRNIARSGLSGEQVSVRKMDYHHLDSFENGTFDGVYTMETFVHATHPQNVLRNFFRVLRPGGRLALFEYDHDSIENADEASALSMKKINEVAAMPTNTLSQPGVFQQMLEDAGFTDVVVRDYSPHIKPMTRFFYLLAYIPLLVVSFFGLESFFINTVAGVESYRGRQHWRYVAISASKPRCNDETKKVLKKCRSRYALTTLKDANLQHIGSAGVSDLVRSKTITRMTRWKIRCRHHKFRYSNVT, encoded by the coding sequence ATGCTACCGGCCGAAGATGAACAGCCGTTGATCGACAACAACCCGATGTTGCAATCTTACTATCATTCCCTGGAATCAAGAATTGGATACCGCATTATCCTTGGCGGAACGCGCCATTTTGGATACTACGAACATGATACTTGGTGGCCATTCCCCCTGAGCCGCGCGCTCCGCACTATGGAGGATAAGCTAGCGGCTTCACTTGAACTTGAACGAGGCGCTTATGTTCTTGATGCTGGGTGTGGCGTCTCTCATGTTGCAATTCATTTAGCAGCCAAGCATGGGTTAAAAGTCCAAGGAATCGACATCGTCGATCATCACATTGTCAAAGCGAGGCGGAACATTGCGCGCTCTGGTCTCTCTGGGGAACAGGTCTCGGTGCGGAAAATGGATTATCACCATTTAGACAGCTTTGAGAATGGGACCTTCGACGGCGTCTACACCATGGAAACCTTTGTCCACGCCACACATCCTCAGAATGTCCTACGCAATTTCTTTCGGGTCCTACGTCCTGGTGGACGCCTTGCACTGTTCGAATATGATCACGATTCAATCGAGAATGCCGACGAAGCATCGGCTTTATCCATGAAAAAGATCAACGAAGTCGCCGCTATGCCGACTAACACCCTGTCGCAACCTGGAGTCTTTCAGCAAATGCTCGAAGATGCTGGTTTCACTGATGTCGTCGTCCGGGATTATTCTCCCCACATCAAGCCAATGACGCGATTTTTCTATCTGCTCGCTTACATTCCTTTGCTTGttgtttccttttttggTTTAGAATCCTTTTTCATCAATACTGTCGCAGGAGTCGAGTCTTACCGGGGTCGCCAACACTGGCGGTATGTGGCTATTTCGGCTTCAAAGCCTAGATGCAATGATGAGACGAAGAAGGTCCTAAAGAAATGCAGATCTCGGTATGCCTTGACTACCCTAAAGGATGCGAATCTCCAACATATCGGCTCCGCGGGTGTGTCTGATTTAGTGCGCAGCAAGACTATCACCAGAATGACTCGTTGGAAGATCCGATGCCGTCATCATAAATTCCGCTATTCAAATGTGACTTAA
- a CDS encoding MitM, which translates to MATSETQPKINQNPALQSYYASLESRIGYRLILGGTRHFGYYEPGSWWPFPINAALRRMEDHLFKSLDLPAGATVLDAGCGSGHVAIHMANRKLNVRAIDVTERHVARAQKNIVAAGLEKVVTAQLGDYHHLEKFPTESLDGVYTIETLVHATDPKAVVEGFVRILKPGGSLALYEYAHLTPTDAPEATKLFAQVNKYAAMPANAEFEADALLLLLKEVGFTNITLTDLSENVKPMLRLFYILAYIPYLIIRAFGLEKHFVNAVAAIVGYRYYDIHRYVAIRATKPTSGDEHPVEPKKVQ; encoded by the coding sequence ATGGCAACCTCGGAAACTCAGCCCAAGATCAACCAAAACCCGGCTCTACAGTCCTACTATGCCTCCCTAGAATCTAGGATTGGGTACCGGCTCATTTTAGGCGGCACTCGCCATTTTGGGTACTACGAGCCTGGCAGCTGGTGGCCTTTCCCCATCAATGCAGCGCTTCGTAGGATGGAAGACCATCTCTTCAAAAGCTTGGATTTACCCGCCGGTGCGACTGTTCTTGATGCGGGTTGCGGTAGCGGCCACGTCGCAATCCATATGGCTAACCGGAAGCTGAACGTTAGGGCCATCGATGTGACCGAGCGACACGTAGCCAGAGCTCAGAAAAATATCGTTGCAGCTGGGCTCGAAAAGGTGGTCACGGCCCAGCTAGGAGATTACCATCACCTGGAAAAATTCCCAACCGAATCTCTAGATGGAGTGTACACCATAGAGACACTAGTGCATGCAACCGACCCGAAAGCAGTGGTCGAGGGATTTGTGCGCATCTTAAAACCGGGAGGCTCCCTTGCTCTATATGAATATGCACATCTGACCCCGACGGACGCGCCTGAGGCAACTAAACTTTTCGCACAAGTCAACAAGTATGCAGCTATGCCCGCCAACGCGGAGTTTGAAGCAGATGCCCTACTGTTGCTGCTGAAGGAAGTCGGTTTTACAAATATCACGCTGACCGATCTCTCGGAAAATGTGAAACCGATGCTGCGCCTTTTCTATATTCTTGCATACATCCCTTACCTCATCATCAGGGCATTCGGCCTCGAGAAACATTTTGTCAATGCTGTGGCTGCGATTGTGGGGTATCGATACTACGATATCCACCGCTACGTGGCCATTCGGGCTACAAAGCCGACAAGCGGAGATGAACATCCCGTGGAGCCGAAGAAAGTTCAATAA
- a CDS encoding NADP-specific glutamate dehydrogenase, giving the protein MKQNLPSEPEFEQAYKELASTLENSTLFEKKPEYRKALQVVSVPERIIQFRVVWEDDKGQVQINRGFRVQFNSALGPYKGGLRFHPTVNLSILKFLGFEQIFKNALTGLNMGGGKGGSDFDPKGKTDNEIRRFCVSFMTELCKHIGADTDVPAGDIGVTGREIGFMFGQYKKIRNQWEGVLTGKGGSWGGSLIRPEATGYGVVYYVEHMIKYASGGKDSFAGKRVAISGSGNVAQYAALKVIELGGSVVSLSDSQGALVLNGEEGSFTVEEINTISKIKVERKQIAEIATQAAFSSKFKYIPGARPWTNITGRIDVALPSATQNEVSGDEAKALIAAGCKFIAEGSNMGSTQEAIDVFEAHRDANPGAAAIWYAPGKAANAGGVAVSGLEMAQNSARVNWSREEVDSRLQKIMEDCFNNGLATAKEYVTPAEGVLPSLVAGSNIAGFTKVAEAMKEQGDWW; this is encoded by the exons ATGAAGCAAAACCTCCCCTCCGAGCCTGAGTTCGAGCAGGCCTACAAGG AGCTTGCCTCCACCCTCGAGAACTCTACTCTTTTTGAGAAGAAGCCTGAGTACCGCAAGGCCCTGCAGGTCGTCTCCGTCCCCGAGCGTATCATCCAGTTCCGCGTTGTCTGGGAGGATGACAAAGGCCAG GTCCAAATCAACCGTGGTTTCCGTGTCCAGTTCAACTCCGCTCTTGGCCCCTACAAGGGTGGCCTCCGCTTCCACCCCACTGTCAACCTGTCCATCCTCAAGTTCCTCGGTTTCGAGCAGATCTTCAAGAATGCCTTGACCGGCCTCAACATGGGCGGTGGTAAGGGTGGTTCCGATTTCGACCCCAAGGGCAAGACCGACAATGAGATCCGCCGCTTCTGTGTCTCCTTCATGACTGAGTTGTGCAAGCACATCGGTGCTGACACCGACGTTCCCGCCGGTGATATCGGTGTCACCGGCCGCGAGATTGGCTTCATGTTCGGCCAGTACAAGAAGATCCGCAACCAGTGGGAGGGTGTTCTCACCGGTAAGGGCGGAAGCTGGGGTGGTTCCCTCATTCGTCCCGAGGCCACCGGCTACGGTGTCGTCTACTACGTCGAGCACATGATCAAGTACGCCTCCGGCGGCAAGGACTCCTTTGCCGGCAAGCGCGTCGCTATTTCCGGCTCCGGAAACGTCGCCCAGTACGCCGCTCTTAAGGTCATCGAGCTCGGCGGTTCCGTCGTCTCCCTCTCCGACTCCCAGGGTGCTCTCGTCCTTAACGGCGAAGAGGGCTCCTTCACCGTCGAGGAGATCAACACCATTTCCAAGATTAAGGTCGAGCGCAAGCAGATCGCTGAGATCGCCACCCAGGCTGCCTTCAGCTCCAAGTTCAAGTACATCCCCGGTGCCCGCCCCTGGACCAACATCACCGGCCGTATCGACGTCGCTCTCCCCTCTGCCACCCAGAACGAGGTCTCCGGCGACGAGGCTAAGGCTCTCATCGCCGCTGGCTGCAAGTTCATCGCTGAGGGCTCCAACATGGGCTCCACCCAGGAGGCTATCGATGTCTTCGAGGCCCACCGTGATGCTAACCCCGGCGCTGCTGCTATCTGGTACGCCCCCGGTAAGGCCGCCAACGCCGGTGGTGTTGCCGTGTCTGGTCTTGAAATGGCCCAGAACTCTGCCCGTGTCAACTGGTCCCGTGAGGAGGTTGACTCACGTCTTCAGAAGATTATGGAGGACTGCTTCAACAACGGCCTTGCTACTGCTAAAGAGTACGTCACCCCTGCTGAGGGTGTCCTTCCTTCTCTTGTGGCTGGCTCCAACATTGCTGGTTTCACCAAGGTCGCCGAGGCCATGAAGGAACAGGGTGACTGGTGGTAA
- a CDS encoding Mediator of RNA polymerase II transcription subunit 5: MLARSPMKESELLDLLLEARASSSVTWDPLLPLYVDGLCKVGRVKSSSALASLLKHSSILDGSRSDEGEDEGQVSPFKSKMQKPSTLMTDIKVIQDVMVFISTGSIPKTVIEAADIYSATVDWILAVVAWHNHSMDPSQPTGGLMGSPDAVSLFESLGILLAALSGTSKGLEFLSSDFNQGLKTKLGEALSSYLPLCIDVSLPLRHRLEELQKVFNLYPGQPSKALHGPAIDGVNVNALQFESSVMDGPVVNTRAGLYVYINSMVVGRPLVDDTILINYLTNRYQGLNDVLIEEIITAAFDVLSNGVYRNESGRTMLLFRSFLVNKLPAFFAAISAASMVPISMEICISHALSRLDPNAFPSFSQMFSMQGSSVLSDARQEFLFACASHKLIRESSIEQLLGENPMQTLPGGGPYVKDDLISQINNNHERAEQLIGEIESMEGNAGAIVGAVVDVIQNLCHQKETMTLKNICNSLSRRPQTLDVMLLFRTTKQVLQPLCAVLDAWKWDEDQGENQPVYDEFGSILLLVLAFKYRYDLSPSDMGISNNDSFLLKLMDRGTCSQKLSDLSEKQNKDLGAWVGALFIAEGISEETMSSCSPQEFYMLVTTLFDQSIGACESGKLDFDTLKGGFECKNIVARSLPAGYPANHKTDLLEPFLLPSLVVALTWLGNHIWESETDPTIPIKTLHSLVKPSSISGEAQAIHQTVLNITGCPLEEQLKNVRTRNQSRTDINPILDALEPYISFRRVGSCRRSELDTWTSHSAGGLIASIRATLQALVLWSANPGISMAPHAYTHRQLLAGIRMLGATRVLGAIIDEVKLQTEAGSGHIALDIATTMVCAPMTESFAVDQNNYHPVDTSKEALPRCAILTLRDALLLQHENVAKISESDPLRAEVVVRLARRVNILMAPPSQVSNVDVSNIIQNMHLGVEGQEDRMDLEPSAADVARNTVNEDDPDNINQMLDKAAADAVAAGMDGGIGVSQNLRLDSGAGMDAIDDVLNAADMAVGNPEFLDLDMEGMF; encoded by the exons ATGCTTGCCCGCTCACCGATGAAAGAAAGTGAGCTCCTCGATTTGCTCCTCGAAGCTCGCGCTTCCTCTAGTGTTACCTGGGACCCTCTTCTACCGTTGTACGTCGATGGACTATGCAAGGTTGGGAGGGTCAAGTCTTCGTCTGCGCTGGCGAGTCTTTTAAAGCACTCTTCTATCCTGGATGGGTCGAGATCTGATGAGGGTGAGGACGAGGGACAGGTCTCACCGTTCAAGTCTAAGATGCAAAAGCCATCCACTCTTATGACTGATATCAAAGTCATCCAGGACGTCATGGTGTTCATTTCCACCGGGTCAATCCCAAAGACCGTTATCGAGGCTGCAGATATTTATTCTGCCACTGTAGACTGGATTCTGGCTGTCGTGGCGTGGCACAACCACAGCATGGACCCCTCGCAGCCAACAGGTGGCTTGATGGGGTCACCGGACGCGGTGTCGTTGTTCGAGTCTCTTGGGATTTTACTTGCAGCTTTGTCTGGGACTAGCAAAGGCCTGGAATTCTTGTCCAGTGATTTCAATCAAG GATTGAAAACGAAACTGGGAGAAGCTTTGTCAAGCTATCTTCCTCTCTGTATCGATGTTTCTCTGCCCCTCCGGCATCGCCTCGAAGAGTTGCAGAAAGTGTTCAACCTTTACCCCGGTCAGCCTTCCAAGGCTTTACACGGGCCTGCTATTGACGGCGTGAATGTCAATGCCCTCCAGTTTGAGTCTTCTGTCATGGATGGCCCGGTTGTTAACACTAGAGCTGGGCTCTATGTATACATAAATTCTATG GTTGTGGGTCGTCCTTTGGTCGATGATACCATTCTGATCAACTACCTCACCAATCGGTATCAG GGCCTCAATGACGTCCTAATCGAGGAGATCATCACAGCCGCCTTTGACGTTCTTTCCAATGGCGTATATCGCAATGAATCTGGCCGCACAATGCTCTTATTCCGATCTTTCCTTGTCAACAAGCTCCCCGCCTTTTTCGCAGCCATCTCAGCAGCATCCATGGTACCGATCTCCATGGAAATTTGCATCAGCCATGCCTTAAGCCGTCTGGATCCGAATGCATTCCCCTCCTTCTCTCAGATGTTCTCCATGCAGGGCAGCAGTGTTTTATCAGATGCTCGCCAGGAGTTTCTCTTTGCCTGTGCGTCACACAAGCTCATACGAGAGTCTAGCATTGAACAGCTTCTTGGAGAAAATCCCATGCAGACGCTGCCTGGTGGGGGCCCTTATGTCAAGGACGATCTCATTTCGCAAATCAATAACAATCATGAACGTGCTGAGCAACTTATCGGCGAGATCGAGTCGATGGAGGGCAATGCAGGCGCGATAGTTGGCGCCGTGGTCGAT GTTATACAAAATTTGTGTCATCAAAAAGAGACAATGACGCTCAAGAACATCTGCAATTCGCTCTCACGCCGCCCGCAAACATTGGATGTAATGTTACTGTTCCGAACTACAAAGCAAGTATTGCAACCTCTTTGTGCTGTCCTTGATGCTTGGAAGTGGGACGAGGATCAGGGGGAAAACCAGCCTGTTTACGATGAATTTGGCAGTATTCTGTTGCTGGTCCTTGCATTCAAATACCGCTATGACCTTAGTCCTTCTGATATGGGTATCTCGAACAACGACTCATTCTTGTTGAAGCTTATGGACCGAGGCACTTGCAGCCAGAAGCTGAGCGACTTAAGCGAGAAGCAAAACAAAGATCTCGGCGCTTGGGTAGGAGCTCTGTTCATTGCTGAGGGCATCAGCGAAGAGACCATGTCCTCTTGCAGCCCGCAAGAATTCTACATGCTTGTCACAACACTGTTCGATCAGAGTATTGGTGCATGCGAGTCCGGAAAACTAGACTTCGATACTTTGAAGGGCGGATTTGAATGTAAGAACATCGTCGCACGGTCGCTTCCCGCTGGATACCCAGCTAATCATAAGACAGATTTGCTAGAGCCCTTCCTCCTCCCATCACTAGTTGTCGCACTGACATGGCTGGGCAACCACATCTGGGAATCAGAGACCGACCCTACAATCCCGATCAAAACACTCCACTCCCTAGTCAAACCCAGCTCAATCTCCGGCGAAGCCCAAGCCATCCACCAAACAGTCCTGAACATCACCGGCTGCCCTCTAGAAGAGCAACTAAAAAACGTTCGAACAAGAAACCAGTCGCGTACCGACATCAATCCAATCCTCGATGCCCTGGAGCCTTACATCTCCTTCCGCCGCGTAGGCAGCTGCCGCCGCTCCGAACTGGACACCTGGACCTCCCACTCCGCAGGCGGGCTAATAGCCAGTATCCGCGCAACACTGCAGGCCCTCGTCCTCTGGAGCGCCAATCCAGGAATCAGCATGGCCCCGCACGCCTACACACACCGGCAGTTGCTAGCTGGGATCCGCATGCTGGGTGCAACACGCGTGCTAGGCGCAATAATCGACGAAGTCAAGCTGCAGACCGAAGCAGGCAGCGGACATATCGCACTGGACATTGCCACGACGATGGTATGTGCGCCGATGACGGAGTCCTTCGCTGTCGACCAAAACAACTATCACCCAGTTGACACGAGCAAGGAGGCTTTGCCGCGTTGCGCGATCCTGACGCTGCGCGACGCCTTGTTGCTGCAGCATGAGAACGTGGCCAAGATCTCTGAGAGTGACCCGCTGCGTGCAGAGGTCGTAGTGCGGCTTGCGCGTCGGGTCAATATTCTCATGGCGCCACCGTCGCAGGTCTCAAATGTTGATGTCTCGAACATTATTCAAAATATGCATCTTGGCGTTGAGGGGCAGGAGGATCGGATGGACCTTGAGCCTTCTGCTGCTGATGTTGCGCGTAATACTGTCAATGAGGATGACCCTGATAATATCAATCAGATGCTGGATAAGGCGGCCGCAGATGCGGTGGCTGCTGGGATGGATGGCGGTATTGGTGTTAGTCAAAATTTGAGGCTTGATTCTGGGGCTGGCATGGATGCCATTGATGATGTGCTCAATGCAGCAGATATGGCAGTTGGAAACCCTGAGTTcctggatttggatatggaggGTATGTTTTAG